Proteins co-encoded in one Bacillus paramycoides genomic window:
- the hitS gene encoding envelope stress sensor histidine kinase HitS, which translates to MRKRKHMSKLKMLKVTGAIIALFSFLTIIWSTAFYVSSSIIDALEINLSPFVTYLISDVLSFIFMILLWILIAVLMRPKRQAMIWTIIEPIQKIAKGDFSVKIRNEEKYDGEIGVLVKSINDMTDELNAMEKMRQEFVSNVSHEIQSPLTSIKGFARALQDNNLSEEKRKHYLTIIETETTRLSKLSQNLLKLTLLESEEYTPERVTYRLDQQLKQIVLNSEPLWAEKEIELDLDLEKVQITADQESMSQVWINLIHNSIKFTPSSGTITIQLQKHEKVVEVRIRDSGIGISEEQKQHIFERFYKADSSRNRAYGGSGLGLAIVKKVLDLHQGVIKVESEEGNGTEFIVCIPNYEEK; encoded by the coding sequence ATGAGAAAAAGAAAACACATGAGTAAGTTGAAGATGTTGAAAGTAACGGGAGCGATCATAGCGCTCTTTTCTTTTCTCACGATAATTTGGTCTACAGCATTTTATGTATCATCCAGTATAATAGATGCGCTTGAAATAAATCTATCACCTTTTGTTACGTATCTCATTAGTGACGTACTCAGTTTTATATTTATGATTCTTCTTTGGATATTAATTGCAGTATTAATGAGGCCAAAACGACAGGCAATGATTTGGACAATTATTGAACCGATACAAAAAATTGCGAAAGGGGACTTCTCCGTAAAAATACGAAATGAAGAAAAGTATGATGGAGAAATTGGTGTACTCGTAAAAAGTATAAATGATATGACAGATGAACTAAATGCGATGGAGAAAATGCGTCAGGAATTTGTGTCGAATGTTTCTCATGAAATACAGTCACCATTAACGTCTATAAAAGGATTTGCTAGAGCGCTACAAGATAACAATCTTTCCGAGGAAAAAAGAAAGCATTATCTTACTATTATTGAAACAGAAACGACGAGATTATCTAAACTAAGTCAAAATTTACTGAAACTCACTCTTTTAGAGTCGGAAGAGTATACACCAGAAAGAGTAACTTATCGATTAGATCAACAGTTAAAACAAATTGTATTAAATAGTGAACCGCTTTGGGCTGAGAAAGAAATTGAATTAGACCTTGATTTAGAAAAAGTGCAAATAACTGCTGACCAAGAAAGTATGAGTCAAGTTTGGATTAATTTAATTCATAATAGTATTAAATTTACTCCAAGTAGCGGCACAATTACAATCCAGTTACAAAAGCATGAGAAAGTAGTGGAAGTACGTATTCGCGATTCGGGAATTGGTATATCAGAAGAACAGAAACAACATATTTTTGAACGTTTTTATAAAGCAGATTCTTCACGCAATCGTGCTTATGGAGGAAGTGGCTTAGGCTTGGCTATTGTAAAAAAGGTACTCGACCTTCATCAAGGAGTAATAAAAGTCGAGAGTGAGGAAGGGAATGGGACGGAATTTATAGTTTGTATTCCGAATTATGAAGAGAAATAG
- a CDS encoding EamA family transporter, giving the protein MNSYMLLFIFGIILANYSQILLKKATLQQYDSRIKEYVNPYVVIGYSLFVINAGLNVIAMKGMALKQASALESLSYIIILIFGWYFLGEKITKRKLIGNMIIIVGVIVYCIQ; this is encoded by the coding sequence ATGAATAGTTATATGTTATTATTTATTTTCGGGATAATTTTAGCTAATTATTCACAAATATTATTAAAAAAAGCTACTTTGCAACAATACGATTCTAGAATAAAAGAATATGTGAATCCTTATGTTGTTATCGGCTACTCTTTATTTGTAATTAACGCTGGATTAAATGTTATCGCCATGAAGGGCATGGCATTAAAACAAGCATCAGCATTAGAATCCTTAAGTTATATCATCATATTAATTTTCGGTTGGTATTTCCTAGGAGAAAAAATAACGAAACGTAAACTCATCGGCAACATGATTATTATCGTTGGTGTAATCGTTTATTGTATCCAATAG
- a CDS encoding EamA family transporter has protein sequence MKPTIKNYLFLHVAFLIYSIIMVYMKWAAKFPIASISFFIAYFGLVILLFGYAILWQQVIKHFEISKAYSHRGIIILWSMLWSVFLFGDTIQWNHLLGAAIIIVGIVVVTKDE, from the coding sequence ATGAAACCAACTATTAAAAATTATTTATTTTTACATGTAGCTTTTTTGATATATTCTATCATTATGGTTTACATGAAATGGGCGGCTAAATTTCCCATTGCTTCAATCTCATTTTTTATTGCTTATTTCGGACTAGTTATACTTTTATTTGGATATGCAATTTTATGGCAACAAGTAATTAAACATTTCGAAATATCAAAAGCATATTCACATCGCGGGATTATTATACTATGGTCAATGCTTTGGTCAGTATTTCTATTTGGAGATACGATTCAGTGGAATCATTTACTTGGTGCAGCTATTATTATCGTCGGAATTGTGGTGGTGACAAAAGATGAATAG
- a CDS encoding D-alanyl-D-alanine carboxypeptidase family protein, translating into MNRLRWGRMTVLLFIILGICWFLFQGNQKSVANVEGQPLQVAELPKAGFTEKVVPPKYIPPEINAKAAMIIDASDGDIIYQYNENEAFAPASMSKMMTAYLLLESIHNGKVRWEDPVKMSAKAAQTEGARIPVQVNDTLTVKDLYHALMIESANNSAVALAEHMAKSEKDFVQLMDAKAKQLKMSEHAKFANASGLQEPDGSETKMTAGDVANLAYHLIKDYPEILEVTHLRQSQLAFNNINVISTNDMLNKNNKALYIEGIDGLKTGFTDSAGYCFTGTAKQGDTRIITVVMGTKGKTKRFTETNKLMSYAFDLVN; encoded by the coding sequence ATGAATCGGTTAAGATGGGGAAGGATGACAGTCCTATTATTCATTATTTTAGGGATATGTTGGTTCTTATTCCAAGGAAATCAAAAGAGCGTAGCGAATGTAGAGGGACAACCTTTGCAAGTGGCAGAACTACCTAAAGCAGGATTTACTGAAAAAGTAGTCCCGCCAAAGTACATCCCACCAGAAATTAACGCAAAAGCGGCTATGATTATCGATGCGAGTGATGGAGATATTATTTATCAATATAATGAAAATGAAGCTTTTGCACCGGCTAGTATGTCTAAGATGATGACAGCATATCTCCTACTAGAGAGTATACATAACGGGAAAGTTCGCTGGGAAGATCCAGTTAAAATGAGTGCGAAGGCGGCACAAACAGAGGGAGCGAGAATCCCAGTACAAGTTAATGACACATTAACTGTTAAAGATTTATATCATGCATTAATGATTGAGTCAGCTAATAATTCAGCTGTGGCTTTAGCAGAACATATGGCAAAATCGGAGAAAGATTTCGTTCAGCTTATGGATGCAAAAGCGAAACAGTTAAAAATGTCGGAACATGCTAAATTTGCAAATGCTTCTGGATTACAAGAGCCAGATGGAAGTGAAACAAAAATGACGGCTGGTGATGTAGCAAACTTGGCGTATCATCTTATAAAAGATTACCCAGAAATATTAGAAGTGACTCACTTACGTCAAAGTCAGTTAGCATTTAATAATATTAATGTTATAAGTACAAATGATATGTTAAATAAAAATAATAAAGCTTTATATATAGAAGGAATAGATGGATTAAAAACAGGATTCACAGATAGCGCAGGGTATTGTTTTACGGGTACAGCAAAACAAGGTGATACTCGTATTATTACAGTTGTTATGGGAACAAAAGGTAAAACGAAGCGTTTTACAGAGACGAATAAGCTAATGTCTTATGCGTTTGACTTAGTTAATTAA
- a CDS encoding alpha/beta fold hydrolase codes for MQTNIHSEKETIIFIHGLVGNRRAFKKEHKRFSASYNVITYDLLGHGDDKGEAIEFSLQRLVDQLLNLYEKEGIKKAHICALSYGCYISTIFAQMHPEKVLSICHIGGHYNNPSILYNVFQKFWEKRGDDYSKWLSQYANTIFPSGILKANPFAVISRNIYYRFGLQLHSSIIAQSLRHRLEFDLKSKLKSLPHPILWVMGEHDHLYKSCLFDLKSILPNVLYKEIPLAGHAANLFRPNYFHDLYARFLNGKLQ; via the coding sequence TTGCAAACAAATATACATTCCGAAAAGGAAACAATTATTTTTATTCATGGATTAGTCGGCAATCGTCGTGCCTTCAAAAAAGAGCATAAACGATTTTCCGCCTCTTACAACGTTATTACTTATGACTTATTAGGTCACGGCGATGATAAAGGAGAAGCTATCGAATTTTCATTACAGCGTCTCGTAGATCAATTATTGAATTTATACGAAAAAGAAGGCATTAAAAAGGCTCATATTTGCGCTTTAAGCTACGGCTGTTATATCTCTACTATTTTTGCACAAATGCATCCAGAAAAAGTTTTGAGCATTTGTCATATTGGTGGACATTATAATAACCCTTCCATTTTATATAACGTATTTCAAAAATTTTGGGAGAAGCGAGGAGACGATTACTCTAAATGGCTCTCTCAATACGCAAATACCATTTTTCCAAGTGGCATACTAAAAGCAAATCCGTTCGCAGTCATTTCAAGAAATATTTATTACCGTTTCGGATTGCAATTACATTCATCAATTATTGCCCAATCATTACGACACCGATTAGAATTCGATTTGAAATCTAAATTAAAATCACTTCCCCACCCTATTCTATGGGTAATGGGTGAACATGATCATCTCTATAAATCTTGCCTTTTTGATTTAAAGTCTATTCTTCCAAACGTTTTATATAAAGAAATACCGCTTGCAGGACATGCAGCTAACTTGTTTCGTCCCAACTACTTTCACGACCTATACGCTCGATTTTTAAATGGGAAGTTACAGTAA
- a CDS encoding S66 family peptidase, producing the protein MLLPKSLKYGDTIGIYSPSSPVTYTSPKRFERAKSYLQQKGFHILEGSLTGRYDFYRSGSIQERADELNALIRNPNVSCIMSTIGGMNSNSILPYIDYDAFLNNPKIMIGYSDATALLLGIYAKTGIPTFYGPALVPSFGEFEPFVDCTYKYFAETLLHDHSLPYHIKQPLFWSDEFINWEEKTKEKELRPNDWISVIDGKATGRIIGGNLNTIQGIFGSPYMPHIQEGDILFIEDSSKDAATIERSFSFLKINGVFDKISGIILGKHEQFDDCGTNRKPFEILLEVLQNQRIPFLADFDCCHTHPMITMPIGVQVEMDATNKTIHIV; encoded by the coding sequence ATGCTACTTCCAAAATCATTAAAATATGGAGACACAATTGGGATCTATTCCCCTTCCTCACCAGTAACCTACACTTCTCCAAAAAGATTTGAACGAGCAAAATCTTACTTACAACAGAAAGGGTTTCATATATTAGAAGGTTCATTAACAGGTCGATATGATTTCTATCGTTCGGGTAGTATACAAGAGCGTGCTGACGAACTGAATGCTTTAATAAGAAATCCTAATGTTTCTTGTATCATGTCAACAATTGGTGGCATGAATTCAAATTCAATATTACCTTATATTGATTATGATGCTTTTCTAAATAACCCTAAAATAATGATTGGGTATTCAGATGCAACTGCTTTATTACTAGGAATTTACGCCAAAACAGGCATCCCTACATTTTATGGACCAGCTCTCGTCCCTTCTTTTGGCGAATTTGAACCTTTTGTTGATTGCACATACAAATATTTTGCTGAAACTTTACTACATGATCATTCTCTTCCTTATCATATAAAACAACCATTATTTTGGTCAGATGAATTTATTAATTGGGAAGAAAAGACGAAGGAGAAAGAACTTCGACCAAACGATTGGATTTCAGTAATTGACGGAAAAGCTACTGGACGTATTATTGGTGGGAATTTAAACACGATACAAGGAATTTTTGGTAGCCCTTATATGCCACATATTCAAGAAGGTGACATTCTCTTTATTGAGGACAGTTCAAAAGATGCAGCTACTATTGAAAGAAGCTTTTCATTCCTTAAAATTAACGGTGTATTCGATAAAATTTCAGGTATCATTCTTGGAAAACATGAGCAATTTGATGATTGTGGTACAAATCGAAAACCTTTTGAAATACTGTTAGAAGTACTTCAAAATCAAAGAATTCCTTTTCTAGCTGACTTCGATTGTTGCCATACACATCCAATGATCACCATGCCTATAGGTGTTCAAGTAGAGATGGATGCAACAAATAAAACGATACATATTGTATAA
- the entFM gene encoding enterotoxin EntFM, with translation MKKVIAGLAAASVVGVAVPGMDSAQAQVSNEALKEINGQTQNQTTVTETKTVETKSDLKYTVTADVLNVRSGAGTGHNVISKVKSGQVLQVIGQENGWFKVTVNGQTGYVSGDFVTTGSKTGTTVQQGTGTYTVNVSSLNVRTGPSASHTVLGSVNKGKTVQVVGEVQDWFKINFNGGTGYVSKDFVTKGGSAVSNQTQQPTTNNNTTTVQTGGSYVVNTGALKVRTGPATYNAVIGGVTNGTVLNVTGAENGWYKINHNGRTGYVSADFVKFVKGGVNNVTNNVQQPGKDVQKPSTGGDTSSIAGFARSLNGSPYRTAGTTPAGFDCSGFIHYVLNQTGHKGARQTVAGYWSSKTKTSNPQPGDLVYFQNTYKSGPSHMGVYLGNGQFISAETDATGVRISSVSNSYWSKHLLGYTKAY, from the coding sequence ATGAAAAAAGTAATTGCAGGTTTAGCAGCAGCTTCTGTAGTGGGTGTTGCAGTTCCAGGTATGGATTCTGCTCAGGCACAAGTTTCAAACGAGGCGCTAAAAGAAATTAATGGACAAACTCAAAATCAAACGACTGTAACTGAAACAAAAACTGTAGAAACAAAATCAGACTTAAAATACACAGTAACTGCTGATGTATTAAATGTTCGTTCAGGTGCTGGTACAGGACATAACGTGATTTCTAAAGTGAAATCAGGTCAAGTACTACAAGTAATTGGACAAGAAAACGGTTGGTTCAAAGTAACTGTAAACGGCCAAACTGGTTATGTAAGTGGTGACTTCGTAACGACTGGTAGTAAAACAGGAACTACTGTTCAACAAGGAACTGGTACTTACACAGTAAACGTTTCTTCACTAAACGTACGTACAGGCCCAAGTGCATCTCATACAGTATTAGGCTCTGTAAATAAAGGTAAAACAGTACAAGTTGTTGGAGAAGTACAAGATTGGTTTAAAATCAACTTCAATGGTGGAACTGGATACGTAAGCAAAGACTTCGTAACAAAAGGTGGTTCTGCTGTATCTAACCAAACACAACAACCAACTACAAACAACAATACTACTACAGTTCAAACTGGTGGTTCTTATGTTGTTAACACTGGTGCATTAAAAGTACGTACAGGCCCAGCTACATACAACGCTGTAATCGGTGGTGTAACAAACGGTACAGTATTAAACGTTACTGGCGCTGAAAATGGTTGGTACAAAATTAACCATAACGGCCGCACAGGTTACGTAAGTGCAGACTTCGTTAAGTTTGTAAAAGGCGGAGTAAACAACGTTACGAATAACGTTCAACAACCAGGTAAAGACGTACAAAAACCATCAACAGGTGGAGATACATCTTCAATCGCTGGATTCGCTAGATCTTTAAATGGTTCACCATACAGAACTGCTGGTACAACACCTGCTGGTTTTGACTGCAGTGGATTCATTCACTACGTATTAAATCAAACTGGTCATAAAGGCGCTCGTCAAACAGTTGCTGGATACTGGAGCTCTAAAACAAAAACTAGCAATCCACAACCAGGTGATTTAGTATACTTCCAAAATACTTATAAATCAGGTCCTTCTCACATGGGCGTTTACTTAGGAAACGGTCAGTTCATTAGTGCAGAAACTGATGCAACTGGTGTACGTATTAGTTCTGTAAGCAACTCTTACTGGAGCAAGCACCTATTAGGTTACACAAAAGCATACTAA
- a CDS encoding DUF6376 family protein, whose protein sequence is MKIKSILLACIVSIGLMGCSLVEEGKNSLDYAQKATDYVNEISAFANDAPALAEKAVNDSEARKELETKLSEIKQDIPAFNELTPPDVAKDLHQQIVGYNEKLNTLIDTAMTKIEEGKVDVEQFKNSELMQTVDQVRNLKDKVQNLGQ, encoded by the coding sequence ATGAAAATAAAATCAATTTTATTAGCATGTATAGTCTCAATTGGATTAATGGGATGTTCACTAGTAGAGGAAGGAAAGAACTCCCTAGATTATGCGCAAAAAGCGACAGATTATGTAAATGAAATAAGTGCATTTGCAAATGATGCACCAGCATTAGCAGAAAAGGCTGTTAATGATAGCGAGGCTCGAAAAGAATTAGAAACGAAGCTTAGTGAAATTAAACAAGACATACCTGCATTCAATGAATTAACGCCACCTGATGTAGCAAAGGATCTTCATCAGCAAATTGTCGGATATAACGAAAAGTTAAATACGTTAATTGATACGGCGATGACAAAGATAGAAGAAGGAAAAGTGGATGTAGAGCAATTTAAAAACTCTGAGCTTATGCAGACGGTAGATCAAGTTCGAAATTTGAAAGATAAGGTGCAAAATTTAGGTCAATAG
- a CDS encoding DegT/DnrJ/EryC1/StrS family aminotransferase, with translation MENIPFLRASTVPVIEYLEELKEIDTSHIYTNYGPINQRFEETIMSDFFQNRGAVTTVANATLGLMAAIQLKKRKKGKYALMPSFTFPATPLAAIWCGLEPYFIDISIDDWYMDKTVLLDKIEELKEEVAIVVPYATFGSWMNLEEYEELEKRGVPVVVDAAPGFGLMNGSMHYGQDFSGMIVYSFHATKPFGIGEGGLIYSKKEEDIQRIKRMGNFGFDKNRECTMMGFNCKMSEYAAAIGIATMKKWDQKLQERTRISEWYKQLLQSNGLMKKGWQVQKTEAVIQQFMPILCPEEVCNIQVIEELKKQKIEARLYFSPSCHQQVFFRNYKSTDLIKTNKIAKRIVSLPLWEGMTKEIVEQIVICLGQKVVSADE, from the coding sequence ATGGAGAATATTCCTTTTTTACGTGCTTCAACTGTACCTGTAATTGAGTATTTGGAAGAATTGAAGGAAATTGATACATCTCATATATATACGAATTATGGACCTATAAATCAACGTTTTGAGGAAACAATTATGTCGGATTTTTTTCAGAACAGGGGAGCTGTTACAACAGTAGCAAACGCAACGTTAGGGTTAATGGCGGCCATTCAACTTAAGAAAAGAAAAAAAGGAAAGTATGCCCTCATGCCTAGTTTTACATTCCCTGCGACTCCATTAGCAGCTATTTGGTGTGGATTGGAACCTTATTTTATTGATATTTCAATAGATGATTGGTATATGGATAAAACAGTACTTTTGGATAAGATTGAAGAATTAAAAGAAGAGGTTGCGATTGTTGTCCCGTACGCAACGTTTGGATCATGGATGAATTTAGAAGAATATGAAGAATTAGAGAAGAGGGGTGTTCCGGTTGTCGTAGATGCGGCACCGGGATTCGGATTAATGAATGGAAGTATGCATTACGGTCAGGATTTTAGTGGTATGATCGTATATAGCTTTCATGCAACAAAGCCGTTCGGAATTGGTGAAGGAGGGCTCATATATAGTAAAAAGGAAGAAGATATACAACGTATTAAAAGAATGGGGAATTTCGGATTTGATAAAAATCGTGAATGTACGATGATGGGGTTTAATTGTAAAATGTCTGAATATGCAGCAGCTATTGGGATTGCGACTATGAAAAAATGGGATCAAAAATTACAAGAACGCACCCGTATTTCTGAATGGTATAAACAATTGTTACAAAGTAATGGATTAATGAAAAAAGGATGGCAAGTCCAAAAGACAGAAGCGGTTATTCAACAATTTATGCCAATTCTTTGTCCAGAAGAAGTTTGTAACATACAAGTAATAGAAGAACTAAAAAAACAGAAAATAGAAGCTAGATTATACTTTTCACCATCATGCCACCAACAAGTTTTTTTTAGAAACTATAAGTCTACAGATTTAATAAAAACGAATAAAATAGCCAAAAGGATAGTAAGTTTACCTTTATGGGAAGGAATGACAAAAGAAATAGTAGAACAAATTGTAATCTGTTTAGGGCAGAAGGTGGTATCGGCAGATGAATAG
- a CDS encoding ABC transporter ATP-binding protein, with the protein MEVKNEMKKKGSWRQFLRLIQDTNPPKGILIFALFMSLLSTGASLFIPMLTKGLVDNFSLSSISTGQIVGLVAFFIMQTIAAGLSIYLLNYIGQKIVAGLRKRLWNKVLILPVTYYDQNRTGDTISRMTNDTGVVKTLISEHLSNLLTGGISIVGSLIVLFVLDWKMTLLLLTVIPLSVLILVPLGRKMYKISKALQDETASFTSVLTQVLSEIRLVKSSNTEKREYETGNKGIEKLLQFGLKEGKVQALISPVMSFVLMALLVIIVGYGGMRVSSGALTTGELVAFILYLVQIIMPMSQLSMFFTQFQKAIGATERINTILEYEVEDHETGVKVTDAKQPIVLENVYFEYNEEEKVLKNIDFTIESGKVTAIVGPSGSGKTTLFSLLECFYEPTSGAIKLGKDSIKNYSLQSWRRQIGYVSQDSPLIDGTIRDNICYGVEGEVTDEEIEKVAAMAYVDAFIHDLPNGYATEVGERGVKLSGGQRQRIAIARALLRNPQILMLDEATSSLDSKSESVVQKALNNLMKGRTTLVIAHRLSTVVDADKIIFIEKGNLTGSGTHDELLQTHDMYREFATQQLKIKEAAL; encoded by the coding sequence ATGGAAGTTAAAAATGAAATGAAGAAAAAAGGGAGCTGGAGGCAGTTTTTACGCCTTATTCAAGATACAAATCCTCCAAAAGGGATATTAATTTTTGCGTTATTCATGAGTTTGCTTTCTACAGGAGCGAGTTTATTTATTCCGATGTTAACGAAAGGATTAGTAGATAATTTTTCACTTTCGTCAATTAGCACAGGACAAATTGTTGGGCTAGTTGCATTCTTTATTATGCAAACTATAGCTGCAGGATTGTCTATATATTTATTAAATTATATTGGACAGAAGATTGTAGCTGGACTGAGAAAACGCTTGTGGAACAAGGTGCTTATTTTACCGGTAACTTATTATGATCAAAATAGAACAGGAGATACAATTAGTCGTATGACAAATGATACAGGAGTTGTGAAAACGTTAATTTCTGAGCATTTGTCAAACTTATTAACAGGCGGTATTTCAATTGTCGGATCTTTAATTGTATTATTTGTTTTAGATTGGAAAATGACACTTTTACTTTTAACAGTTATTCCATTATCGGTACTCATTTTAGTTCCGCTTGGACGAAAAATGTATAAGATTTCAAAAGCACTTCAAGATGAAACGGCTTCGTTTACTAGTGTATTAACGCAAGTATTATCAGAAATTCGTTTAGTAAAATCTTCGAACACAGAAAAAAGGGAATATGAAACGGGAAATAAAGGTATTGAAAAGCTATTGCAATTTGGTTTGAAAGAAGGTAAAGTGCAAGCGTTAATTTCACCAGTGATGTCGTTTGTTTTAATGGCATTGCTTGTTATTATCGTAGGGTATGGTGGAATGCGTGTTTCTAGCGGTGCATTAACTACAGGTGAACTTGTAGCGTTTATTTTATATTTAGTTCAAATTATAATGCCGATGAGTCAATTATCTATGTTCTTTACACAATTTCAAAAGGCAATTGGTGCAACGGAAAGAATTAATACAATTTTAGAATATGAAGTAGAAGATCATGAAACTGGTGTGAAGGTTACAGATGCTAAGCAGCCAATCGTTCTTGAAAATGTATATTTCGAGTATAACGAAGAAGAGAAAGTGTTAAAGAATATTGATTTCACAATTGAATCAGGAAAAGTAACAGCAATCGTAGGACCAAGTGGTAGCGGGAAAACGACGTTATTCTCATTATTAGAATGTTTTTATGAGCCAACTAGCGGTGCTATTAAATTAGGAAAAGACTCAATTAAGAATTATTCACTACAATCATGGCGACGTCAAATCGGTTACGTATCACAAGATAGTCCGTTAATTGATGGAACGATTCGTGATAATATTTGTTACGGTGTTGAGGGCGAAGTGACAGATGAAGAAATTGAAAAAGTAGCAGCGATGGCATATGTTGATGCGTTTATTCATGACTTACCGAATGGATATGCAACAGAAGTCGGAGAACGTGGTGTGAAGCTTTCTGGAGGACAAAGACAGCGAATTGCGATTGCCCGAGCGTTACTTCGAAACCCGCAAATTCTTATGTTAGATGAGGCAACCTCAAGTTTAGATAGTAAGTCCGAGTCCGTCGTTCAAAAGGCGTTAAATAACTTAATGAAAGGGAGAACAACGTTAGTTATTGCACATAGACTTTCTACGGTTGTAGATGCAGATAAAATTATCTTTATAGAAAAAGGGAATCTTACAGGAAGTGGTACGCATGATGAATTATTACAGACGCATGATATGTATCGTGAATTTGCAACGCAACAATTGAAAATTAAAGAGGCGGCATTATAA
- the hitR gene encoding envelope stress response regulator transcription factor HitR, with translation MIPKILIVDDDPHIRELVSVFLEREGFQTYEAIDGLDALQKIDEVKVDMVILDIMMPNMDGFDLCFELRKYYDIPILMLTAKGETSQKVKGFHLGTDDYLVKPFDPIELVVRVKALLKRYQITVSQSIQVGNVLLNRKTFEVTIEEQTVTLPLKEFELLFTLGSKAGRTCSREQLIEDVWGYDFEGNERTLDVHINRLREKFQEEKSKFSIKTIRGLGYRLEVSK, from the coding sequence TTGATACCAAAAATTTTAATAGTAGATGACGACCCACATATTAGAGAACTTGTTTCTGTTTTTTTAGAGCGGGAAGGATTTCAAACATATGAAGCAATTGATGGACTAGATGCACTTCAGAAAATAGATGAAGTGAAAGTCGATATGGTTATTCTTGATATTATGATGCCGAATATGGATGGATTCGATTTATGCTTTGAATTAAGGAAGTACTATGATATTCCGATTTTGATGTTAACTGCTAAAGGGGAAACGTCTCAAAAAGTAAAAGGATTTCACCTTGGCACGGATGATTATCTTGTAAAACCATTTGATCCGATAGAATTAGTAGTGAGAGTTAAGGCTTTATTGAAACGTTACCAAATTACAGTGTCGCAATCGATTCAAGTTGGAAATGTACTGTTAAATCGCAAAACATTTGAAGTTACAATTGAAGAACAGACGGTTACGTTACCGCTAAAAGAATTCGAATTGCTCTTTACTTTAGGTTCTAAGGCAGGAAGAACGTGTTCGAGAGAGCAATTAATTGAAGATGTATGGGGATATGATTTTGAAGGAAATGAACGTACACTAGATGTTCATATAAATCGGTTACGTGAGAAGTTTCAAGAAGAGAAGTCGAAATTTAGTATTAAAACAATAAGAGGTTTAGGATATCGCTTAGAGGTAAGTAAATGA
- a CDS encoding acyltransferase, whose amino-acid sequence MNSFYSQEELKKIGFLSVGKNVLISKKASIYNPGAISVGNNVRIDDFCILSGKIKIGSYSHISAYTALYGGEVGIEMHDFANISAKTIVYAVLDDFSGNTLMGPTVPSQYRNVKTEKVILKKHAIIGANSIIFPNVTIGEGTAVGAMSMVKESLDDWYIYAGVPVRKVKPRQKKMLELEIDFLKSIHS is encoded by the coding sequence ATGAATAGTTTTTATAGTCAAGAAGAACTAAAGAAAATTGGATTTTTATCTGTTGGGAAAAATGTATTGATCAGTAAAAAAGCGAGTATATATAATCCAGGTGCTATATCAGTTGGTAATAATGTAAGAATTGATGATTTTTGCATTTTAAGTGGCAAAATCAAAATTGGAAGTTATTCGCATATATCAGCGTATACAGCGTTATATGGAGGGGAAGTTGGGATTGAAATGCATGATTTTGCAAATATCTCAGCTAAAACAATCGTATATGCAGTACTTGATGATTTCAGTGGAAATACTTTAATGGGACCAACTGTTCCGAGTCAATATAGGAATGTGAAAACAGAAAAAGTTATTTTAAAAAAACATGCGATTATTGGTGCTAATTCTATTATTTTTCCAAATGTAACTATAGGAGAAGGCACGGCAGTCGGTGCGATGAGTATGGTAAAAGAGAGTTTAGATGATTGGTATATTTATGCGGGAGTTCCCGTAAGAAAAGTAAAACCTCGTCAAAAAAAGATGCTAGAGTTAGAAATTGATTTTTTAAAAAGCATTCATTCTTAA